Sequence from the Catenulispora sp. EB89 genome:
TCGTGAGTGGAGCACGGATGCGGTGCCCGAGCGGGCGCAGGCGTGGGATGTCGCGGACCGTCAGGCGCAGCAGGACCTGATGCAGGCCGCGCTGCGGAAGCTGTCGCGGCGTGAGCGGCAGGTCGTGGTGCTGCGCTACTACGCGGACCTGAGTGAGGCGGCTATCGCGGCGGAGTTGCGGATCGCGCCGGGGACCGTCAAGAGCAGCCTGTCGCGGGCCCTGGGGCGGCTGCGGGCACTGCCGGAGTTTGCCGAGCGCGGCGAACGGGTCGAACTGGAAAGGGGATGAAGTACATGGATGAGAATCAGGATGTCGGGGGCTCGGGTTTCGAGGAGCGGATCAGGGAGTTGTTCGCGGACGGGACCGCGGACGGGGTGGTCTCTGCGGGCGGGGTGATCGACGGGGCGCGGCGCCGGCGGGTGCGGCATCGGGCGACGGCGGCCGGGTCGTCGTTGGCGGTGCTGGGGGTCGCGGTGGGGGCGATCGCGTTCGCCGGGGGGAACGTCGGGGAGAACGCGGGCGCGGCGTCCGGAGGCGCATGGATCGCGAAGCACAGCACTCCCGTGCCGACCGGGGCCCTGGCGCCCAAGACCTGTTCGGCCTCGGTGACCGGTACGGTGCCCGGCACGACGACCACCACGC
This genomic interval carries:
- a CDS encoding SigE family RNA polymerase sigma factor, whose protein sequence is MNDDDSSATGLGPTARDPEGVDADFTAFVAAQGARLLRLAELICGDPHRAADLTQTALERAYLRWHRIRSDDPLAYVRRIIVNSYRDWWRLRRGREWSTDAVPERAQAWDVADRQAQQDLMQAALRKLSRRERQVVVLRYYADLSEAAIAAELRIAPGTVKSSLSRALGRLRALPEFAERGERVELERG